One Pectobacterium polaris DNA window includes the following coding sequences:
- the narX gene encoding nitrate/nitrite two-component system sensor histidine kinase NarX: MLKRFLLPLSLVNQVALLMLLLGLLGIAGMSVSSWMSQSIQGNAHAINKAGSLRMQSYRLLSMVPLSAENEIYLRELEEDEISSDLQQAVRREGLSEQFTALRVFWLENLQPHLRQATNSADASADVARFVKQLDDLVSAIDHKTEQRLRMVTLVQRIFIGIMFILLVTTFFYLRRRLLRPWRRLVSMGQAIGQGDFTQRVAINGHDEMSTLGQVLNSMSDELSAMYHSLELRVAEKTADLQQKNDLLSFLYRASRRLHTGAPLCSRLMPILNELPSLTPLRNVQLRLYEDNNQEQFHQFSDCSQSQPDHCPDNSCQSCGMQVKREELPGEPHCWDLHDKHGQYGVVLATLPGNTVLSRDQNQLLNTLLEQLTSTLALERQSNHQQQLMLMEERATIARELHDSIAQSLSCLKIQVSCLQMQGGDLPPASQQLLTEMREELNTAYRQLRELLTTFRLKLSESGLLAALRASVDEFSKRLGYPIELHYRLPPQSVSAHQGIHVLQIVREALSNIYKHAQATQVDITLQLRQGYIELSVADNGIGIPDDASRANHYGLIIMRDRARGLHGECIVRRRPSGGTEVNVNFLSEYRHRLPLTGETHD; this comes from the coding sequence ATGTTGAAACGTTTCCTGCTGCCGCTGTCGCTCGTCAATCAGGTTGCCTTATTGATGCTGCTACTCGGTTTGCTGGGTATTGCAGGTATGTCGGTTTCCAGTTGGATGTCCCAAAGCATCCAAGGGAACGCGCACGCCATTAATAAAGCGGGCTCGCTGCGTATGCAGAGTTATCGCCTGCTCTCGATGGTGCCGCTCTCTGCCGAGAATGAAATTTATCTGCGAGAACTGGAAGAAGACGAAATCAGCAGTGACCTACAGCAGGCAGTACGTCGGGAAGGGCTTAGTGAGCAATTCACTGCACTGCGCGTTTTCTGGTTGGAGAACCTGCAACCGCATCTGCGGCAGGCAACGAATTCTGCTGATGCCTCGGCGGATGTCGCCCGCTTTGTGAAACAGCTGGACGATCTGGTTTCCGCCATCGATCATAAAACCGAACAGCGGTTGAGGATGGTCACGCTGGTGCAACGCATCTTCATCGGCATCATGTTTATTCTGCTGGTCACCACGTTCTTTTACCTGCGTCGCCGCCTGTTAAGACCGTGGCGACGTTTGGTCTCGATGGGGCAAGCTATCGGGCAAGGTGATTTTACCCAACGCGTCGCCATCAACGGCCATGACGAAATGAGCACGCTGGGACAGGTGCTGAACAGCATGTCGGACGAACTTTCCGCCATGTACCACAGTCTGGAACTGCGTGTCGCCGAGAAAACAGCCGACCTGCAACAGAAAAATGATCTGCTTTCTTTCCTCTATCGCGCAAGTCGACGCCTGCATACCGGTGCGCCGCTGTGTAGCCGACTGATGCCGATCCTGAACGAACTGCCGTCATTGACCCCGCTGCGCAATGTTCAACTGCGGCTGTATGAAGATAATAATCAGGAACAGTTTCACCAGTTTAGCGATTGCAGCCAGTCGCAGCCGGATCACTGCCCAGATAACAGCTGTCAGAGTTGCGGTATGCAGGTAAAGCGAGAAGAACTGCCGGGTGAGCCTCACTGTTGGGATCTGCATGATAAACACGGGCAATATGGCGTCGTGTTAGCTACGCTGCCGGGCAATACCGTACTAAGCCGCGATCAAAACCAGTTACTGAATACTTTATTGGAACAGTTGACCAGCACGCTGGCGCTGGAGCGTCAATCCAACCATCAACAGCAGTTGATGCTGATGGAAGAACGCGCCACGATTGCCCGCGAGCTGCATGATTCTATTGCGCAGTCCCTCTCCTGCCTGAAAATTCAGGTGAGCTGCCTGCAAATGCAGGGCGGCGATTTACCCCCTGCTTCACAACAGTTACTGACGGAAATGCGGGAAGAGTTAAACACCGCCTATCGCCAACTGCGTGAGCTGCTGACGACGTTCCGGTTGAAGCTGTCGGAATCCGGCTTACTTGCCGCGCTGCGCGCATCGGTCGATGAATTCAGTAAGCGACTGGGCTATCCTATCGAATTACATTACCGCCTGCCGCCGCAGTCGGTCTCCGCGCATCAAGGTATTCACGTCCTGCAAATTGTGCGTGAAGCGCTGAGCAATATTTATAAACACGCGCAGGCCACACAGGTCGATATTACGCTGCAACTACGTCAGGGTTACATCGAACTCAGCGTAGCCGACAATGGCATCGGTATTCCGGATGATGCCAGCCGCGCCAACCACTATGGACTTATTATCATGCGCGACCGTGCACGGGGTTTGCACGGCGAATGCATTGTTCGACGCCGGCCGTCGGGGGGCACTGAAGTCAATGTCAACTTCCTCTCCGAATACCGTCACCGGCTGCCATTAACAGGAGAAACTCATGATTAA
- the narL gene encoding two-component system response regulator NarL has translation MINEDAATLLLIDDHPMLRNGVKQLISMDPELQVAGEASHGEQGVELAEQLDPDLILLDLNMPGMNGLETLNRLREKSLSGRIVVFSVSNHEDDVVNALKNGADGYLLKDMEPEDLLAALHQAASGKMVLSETLTPILAASLRESRHSSDRDIQLLTPRERDILKLLAQGLSNKVIARKLTITESTVKVHVKHLLKKMKLKSRVEAAVWVLQEKVI, from the coding sequence ATGATTAACGAAGATGCCGCCACCCTACTGCTGATTGATGACCATCCCATGTTGCGGAATGGTGTTAAGCAACTCATCAGCATGGACCCAGAATTGCAGGTGGCAGGTGAAGCCAGTCACGGCGAACAGGGTGTCGAGCTAGCGGAACAGCTGGACCCGGATTTGATTCTGCTCGATTTGAACATGCCCGGCATGAATGGCCTGGAAACGTTGAATCGTCTGCGGGAAAAATCGCTGTCTGGCCGTATTGTCGTCTTTAGCGTATCCAACCATGAAGACGATGTTGTCAATGCCCTGAAGAATGGGGCTGACGGTTACCTGCTGAAAGATATGGAACCGGAAGATTTGCTGGCTGCGCTGCATCAGGCGGCATCAGGAAAAATGGTACTGAGTGAAACGTTGACGCCGATTCTGGCCGCCAGCCTGCGCGAAAGCCGTCATAGCAGCGACCGAGACATTCAACTGCTCACGCCGCGCGAACGCGATATTCTGAAGCTGCTAGCTCAGGGATTGTCCAATAAAGTGATTGCCCGCAAGCTCACGATTACCGAAAGTACCGTTAAGGTTCACGTCAAACACCTGTTGAAAAAAATGAAGCTAAAATCACGGGTTGAAGCGGCTGTCTGGGTATTACAAGAAAAAGTGATTTAA
- a CDS encoding acyltransferase family protein yields MKKVSKERFIGLEWLRFLLGCYVMIYHTVHVYPQRERIPFLSELTSMGFFATSTFFVLSGFLLAHVYIKDGRLREPVRQFWAKRFFNLYPIHIIALLSSIAVVTLMQWLAVPPEGQVASARFVIYDTNDPAADPETLRHYMTNAQLAFNGLLQVLMLQAWNPYFLTFNAPLWSLSTLFFFYLAFPLLAPRLLNSRHPWLWMGIVCLLYLLPPIWVIWQQQFGMPYTGLLQRGPIFRLPEFLAGILGYALFRHYRQKDRLPLTKGQRYALALFISVNFLVATWLFTKGEAYWYFLLHNGLLLPAQVGLVCLSALAREPNSEWLRHWSPRLGAASLSIFALHVPLFNLFRTLEQLVRGNPMACFSDWDQCITAAGQVQLSMTGYIIFLLSTVTLCVLFQERIVFRVRTFLTSRFLSNNSASRTQRTA; encoded by the coding sequence ATGAAAAAGGTCAGTAAGGAGCGGTTTATCGGCCTGGAATGGTTACGATTTCTGCTCGGTTGCTATGTGATGATTTATCACACGGTACACGTTTATCCCCAGCGTGAGCGCATTCCCTTCCTGAGCGAGCTCACCAGTATGGGGTTCTTCGCGACCAGCACGTTCTTTGTCCTGTCTGGCTTCTTGCTAGCCCATGTCTACATTAAGGACGGACGTCTGCGTGAACCCGTTCGCCAGTTCTGGGCCAAACGCTTCTTTAATCTTTATCCCATCCATATCATTGCCCTGCTGTCTTCAATTGCCGTTGTCACGCTGATGCAGTGGCTGGCTGTACCGCCGGAAGGACAAGTCGCCAGCGCGCGTTTTGTCATTTATGACACCAACGATCCCGCAGCCGACCCCGAAACGCTGCGCCATTACATGACGAATGCACAGTTGGCGTTCAACGGGTTATTGCAGGTACTGATGTTGCAGGCATGGAATCCTTACTTCCTGACCTTCAATGCCCCGTTATGGTCGCTTTCCACGCTGTTCTTTTTCTATCTGGCGTTCCCACTGTTGGCACCGCGTCTGTTGAACAGCCGCCATCCGTGGCTGTGGATGGGGATCGTCTGCCTGCTGTATCTGCTGCCGCCGATTTGGGTAATTTGGCAACAGCAGTTCGGTATGCCGTACACCGGGCTGTTGCAGCGTGGGCCGATCTTCCGTCTGCCGGAATTCCTGGCCGGGATATTGGGCTATGCGCTGTTCCGCCATTATCGTCAGAAAGATCGCTTACCGTTGACCAAAGGCCAGCGCTACGCACTCGCCCTCTTTATCAGTGTGAACTTCCTTGTCGCTACCTGGCTGTTCACAAAAGGCGAAGCCTATTGGTACTTCTTGCTGCACAACGGCTTGCTCCTGCCGGCTCAGGTCGGTCTGGTTTGTCTCAGTGCACTGGCCCGTGAGCCTAACAGTGAATGGCTGCGGCATTGGTCTCCCCGTTTGGGAGCAGCCTCGCTGTCTATCTTTGCGTTACACGTTCCGCTCTTTAATCTGTTCCGTACGCTGGAACAGCTGGTGCGCGGTAATCCGATGGCCTGCTTCAGCGATTGGGACCAGTGCATTACCGCGGCAGGTCAGGTGCAGCTGTCCATGACGGGCTATATCATTTTCCTGCTCAGCACCGTGACGCTCTGTGTTCTCTTCCAGGAACGGATCGTGTTCCGCGTAAGGACGTTCCTGACCTCACGTTTCCTGAGCAACAACAGCGCATCCCGCACGCAGCGCACCGCATAG
- a CDS encoding DUF481 domain-containing protein — protein MTLSKHALSSLSLVIALSAGITQSRADTIWLNNGDKLTGKITLLDGGKLFINTDYAGSISVAWDKVKTFESDHGLVIQGERYEKGVLYPTIKAGENRAIVANPSLANEAAGPQTLPLSEITSIVAQKPLVTDLAWKGNIDAGMSHKKSSTETDNYDVTLNTKARHDTWRHNLDASYHLAKEDKVESTKNAAGEYALDKFVDENWFWQGRYQYKRDWIESIKINRSFGLGPGYQFWDNDLGAFSLTSLVNSQTFVYRDQGDDDFYSGAIKWAYNRYLFSKSVEAFTNGELGRSFDGTAPIYLKADAGLRFKLTDWSSMSMKVSRTRIESNQGNVDDTLYTMGVGVGW, from the coding sequence ATGACACTATCCAAACACGCACTCTCTTCCCTCAGCCTGGTTATCGCCCTCTCTGCTGGCATTACACAGAGCCGCGCTGATACCATTTGGCTGAACAACGGCGACAAGCTTACAGGGAAAATCACGCTGCTTGACGGCGGAAAACTCTTTATCAACACCGACTATGCCGGCTCTATTTCTGTCGCCTGGGATAAGGTGAAAACCTTTGAATCCGACCATGGCCTGGTGATTCAAGGTGAACGCTACGAGAAAGGCGTTCTGTATCCGACGATCAAAGCAGGCGAAAACCGCGCCATCGTCGCAAATCCGTCGCTGGCTAACGAAGCCGCTGGCCCGCAGACATTGCCGCTTTCCGAAATCACGTCCATCGTCGCGCAGAAGCCGCTGGTGACCGATTTAGCCTGGAAAGGCAACATTGACGCCGGCATGTCGCACAAGAAAAGCTCGACAGAAACCGACAACTACGATGTGACGCTGAACACCAAAGCGCGTCACGATACGTGGCGACACAACCTTGATGCCAGCTACCATTTGGCAAAAGAGGATAAAGTCGAGAGCACCAAGAATGCGGCTGGCGAATATGCACTGGATAAGTTCGTGGATGAGAACTGGTTCTGGCAGGGTCGTTATCAGTACAAACGCGACTGGATTGAAAGCATTAAAATCAACCGCTCTTTCGGTCTCGGTCCCGGTTATCAGTTCTGGGATAACGATTTAGGCGCGTTCTCTCTGACGTCGCTGGTCAACTCCCAAACCTTCGTCTACCGCGATCAAGGCGATGATGACTTCTACTCCGGTGCGATTAAGTGGGCGTACAACCGCTACCTGTTTAGCAAATCGGTTGAAGCCTTCACCAACGGTGAATTGGGTCGTTCATTTGATGGTACTGCGCCAATCTATCTGAAAGCGGATGCGGGCCTGCGCTTCAAGCTGACCGACTGGTCTTCTATGAGCATGAAAGTGTCACGTACCCGTATCGAAAGTAATCAGGGGAATGTTGACGACACGCTGTACACCATGGGTGTTGGCGTCGGCTGGTAA
- a CDS encoding gamma-glutamylcyclotransferase — translation MLTRDFLQKADCRTSFGCIEETLLLTPQQRADSLDRTLALRPNSCPVWVFGYGSLMWNPVFDAEETCLATLAGWQRAFCLRLTIGRGTLTQPGRMLALKPGGQTTGLAFRLPETSLREDLELLWKREMLTGCYRPLWCELHRKNGAPLTALVFVSEPEHPLNENDTCIQSVAPLIARASGPLGTNAQYLFALEQELKNHGTEDESVSELAQRVRILQQSCSAAAGNG, via the coding sequence GTGTTAACACGCGATTTTTTGCAGAAAGCAGATTGTAGAACGTCTTTTGGTTGTATTGAAGAAACCTTACTGCTCACCCCGCAACAGCGGGCTGACTCGTTGGACAGGACGCTGGCGCTCCGGCCAAATAGCTGTCCTGTCTGGGTATTTGGCTATGGTTCACTCATGTGGAACCCGGTTTTTGACGCCGAAGAAACCTGCCTTGCTACGTTGGCAGGGTGGCAGCGTGCCTTTTGCCTGCGCCTCACCATCGGCCGCGGCACGCTAACGCAGCCAGGGCGGATGCTGGCGCTGAAACCCGGCGGGCAAACGACGGGGTTGGCTTTCCGACTGCCGGAAACCTCATTGCGTGAAGATCTGGAGCTGCTGTGGAAGCGTGAAATGCTGACGGGCTGCTATCGTCCGCTCTGGTGCGAACTGCATCGCAAGAACGGCGCACCGCTGACGGCGCTGGTGTTTGTTTCCGAGCCGGAGCATCCCCTCAACGAAAATGATACCTGCATTCAGAGCGTTGCACCGCTGATTGCGCGTGCGAGCGGTCCGCTCGGCACCAATGCGCAATATCTGTTTGCACTCGAGCAAGAGCTGAAGAATCACGGAACGGAAGACGAAAGCGTGAGTGAACTGGCGCAGCGGGTGAGAATCCTGCAACAGTCGTGTTCTGCGGCAGCAGGGAACGGTTAA
- a CDS encoding siderophore-interacting protein produces MATPRQPVLVQVKHIHDISPHLRCITFHHDALRDYPTERYGAHIKLFLPQAGQQKPALPTISERGPIWPEGEARPIVRTYSVRAVRPEDAELDMVFALHEHAGPAVTFARQAKPGDWVGISQPGGPLPMLPPAAAYYLAADPSSFPALMALLENLPDDATGHAVIRVDSEADKLDIAKPAQLQLHWIVGGTDATDVLLQHFQSLPSAENAFYWLAGEDRIVVQLRRHVRRERGCERNQMYAVPYWREGLNEEDYHHKRHDIMDNPDE; encoded by the coding sequence ATGGCAACGCCGCGTCAGCCTGTTTTAGTTCAGGTTAAACACATCCACGATATTTCCCCTCATTTACGCTGCATTACTTTCCATCACGACGCGCTGCGCGATTATCCGACCGAGCGATACGGTGCACACATCAAGCTCTTTTTGCCTCAGGCTGGACAGCAAAAACCGGCTCTGCCCACGATTAGCGAACGCGGCCCGATCTGGCCAGAGGGCGAAGCCCGCCCCATCGTTCGCACCTATAGCGTCCGTGCGGTGCGCCCGGAGGATGCGGAGCTGGATATGGTTTTCGCGCTGCATGAGCACGCCGGGCCTGCCGTCACCTTTGCCCGTCAGGCCAAGCCCGGCGATTGGGTCGGTATTTCACAACCCGGTGGCCCGCTCCCGATGCTGCCGCCAGCGGCCGCTTATTATCTGGCTGCTGACCCGTCATCGTTCCCCGCACTCATGGCGCTGTTGGAGAACCTGCCTGATGACGCAACGGGGCATGCGGTAATCCGTGTCGACAGCGAGGCGGATAAACTTGATATTGCTAAACCAGCACAGCTTCAGTTGCACTGGATTGTCGGCGGAACGGACGCGACCGATGTATTGTTGCAGCATTTTCAGTCACTTCCGTCGGCTGAAAATGCATTTTACTGGTTAGCCGGTGAGGATCGCATCGTGGTTCAACTTCGCCGCCACGTGCGTCGCGAACGCGGGTGTGAGCGAAATCAGATGTATGCTGTGCCTTATTGGCGAGAAGGGTTAAATGAAGAGGATTATCATCATAAACGTCACGATATTATGGATAATCCTGACGAATAA
- the chaA gene encoding sodium-potassium/proton antiporter ChaA has translation MKSHAEVVKTRHHEYSLIFPVIALAVLYMWGTSQDFIAILGINAIALAGILFSAFSVVRHADVLAHRLGEPYGSLILSLSVVILEVSLISALMATGDAGPDLMRDTLYSIIVIVTGGLVGFALLLGGRKFATQYVNLSGIKQYLMAIFPLAVIVLVFPSALPGGNFSVAQSLIVAAISAAMYGVFLLIQTRTHQSLFVYEHEDEGDGDDPHHGKPSAHSSLWHTAWLLVHLIAVIAVTKTNSMPLETLLTEMNAPTQFTGFLVALLILSPEGLGAIRAVLKNQVQRAMNLFFGSVLATISLTVPTVTIIAMLTGRTLNFGLDMPHIVVMLSVLVLCHITFSTGRTNVLSGSAHLALFAAYLITITL, from the coding sequence ATGAAGTCTCATGCTGAGGTGGTCAAAACTCGCCATCATGAATACTCACTCATTTTTCCTGTTATTGCGCTGGCCGTGCTCTACATGTGGGGCACGTCACAAGATTTTATCGCCATTCTCGGCATCAACGCCATCGCGCTAGCCGGGATACTGTTTAGCGCCTTCAGCGTAGTGCGTCACGCCGACGTGCTCGCCCACCGTCTGGGTGAACCCTACGGTTCATTGATCCTCAGCCTATCCGTCGTCATTCTTGAAGTCAGCCTGATTTCAGCACTGATGGCAACCGGTGACGCTGGCCCGGACCTGATGCGTGACACCCTCTATTCCATTATCGTGATTGTCACCGGTGGTCTGGTCGGTTTCGCTCTCTTACTTGGCGGCCGTAAATTCGCCACCCAGTACGTCAACCTGAGCGGCATCAAGCAGTACCTGATGGCGATCTTCCCATTGGCTGTGATCGTGTTGGTTTTCCCCAGCGCCTTGCCCGGTGGTAATTTCAGCGTAGCGCAATCGTTGATTGTTGCCGCTATTTCTGCGGCGATGTACGGCGTTTTCCTGCTGATTCAAACGCGTACGCACCAAAGCCTGTTTGTGTATGAGCATGAAGACGAAGGTGACGGTGACGATCCGCACCATGGTAAACCGTCCGCGCACAGTTCCCTGTGGCACACCGCCTGGCTGCTGGTTCATCTGATTGCGGTTATCGCGGTCACCAAGACGAACTCCATGCCGCTGGAGACGCTGCTGACCGAAATGAACGCACCGACGCAGTTTACGGGCTTCCTGGTCGCGCTATTAATCCTCTCACCTGAAGGGTTGGGAGCGATCCGCGCCGTCTTGAAAAATCAGGTGCAGCGTGCCATGAATCTGTTTTTCGGTTCCGTGCTGGCAACCATTTCACTGACGGTTCCTACCGTTACGATCATCGCCATGCTGACCGGCCGTACGCTGAACTTCGGTCTGGATATGCCGCACATTGTCGTGATGCTGTCGGTACTGGTGCTGTGCCACATTACGTTCTCCACCGGTAGAACCAACGTGTTGAGCGGCAGCGCGCATCTGGCGCTCTTTGCCGCCTATCTGATCACCATCACGCTGTAA
- the dauA gene encoding C4-dicarboxylic acid transporter DauA: MKTHGINGVRPFSALIDACWREKYTLQRFTHDIIAGVTVGIIAIPLAMALAIASGVPPQYGLYTSAIAGIVIAVSGGSRYSVSGPTAAFVVILYPVSQQFGLSGLLVATLLSGVFLLLMGLCRFGRLIEYIPLSVTLGFTSGIAITIGTMQIKDFFGLQMAVVPEHYVEKVAALAQSLPTLHLADTLIGATTLLVLIVWPRLGIRLPGHLPALLAGVAVMGIMSLLGENVATIGSRFSYMLADGSQGQGIPPILPQLILPWDIPSPDGKTMTLDWQSISALLPAAFSMAMLGAIESLLCAVVLDGMMGKKHNSNAELMGQGFGNIIAPFFGGITATAAIARSAANVRAGANSPISAVIHALLVLLALLILAPWLSYLPLAAMASLLLIVAWNMSEAHKVVDLLRHGPKDDIIVMLLCMSLTVLFDMVIAITVGIVLASLLFMRRIAQMTRLSELPDTKIPDHLVLRVNGPLFFAAAERIFNDLTVRSEGYQNIILQWDAVPVLDAGGLNAFLRFSETLPEGKQLIITDIPFQPLKTLARAKVHPIEGRLSFYGSLAQAIEATTVRPNTAETE, from the coding sequence ATGAAAACGCACGGAATTAACGGCGTCAGGCCGTTCAGCGCACTGATCGATGCGTGCTGGCGCGAAAAATATACGCTACAACGTTTTACCCACGACATTATCGCTGGCGTAACCGTCGGCATCATCGCCATACCGCTAGCGATGGCACTGGCCATTGCCAGCGGCGTTCCTCCGCAGTACGGACTGTATACGTCAGCCATTGCCGGGATTGTCATCGCCGTCAGCGGCGGCTCACGCTACAGCGTCTCGGGCCCGACGGCCGCCTTCGTCGTCATTTTGTATCCGGTGTCGCAACAGTTCGGGCTATCCGGCCTGCTGGTTGCCACTTTGCTGTCCGGCGTCTTTCTACTGCTGATGGGGCTCTGCCGCTTTGGCCGCCTGATTGAATACATTCCGCTTTCCGTGACGCTGGGATTCACCTCCGGAATCGCTATCACCATCGGTACCATGCAAATCAAGGATTTCTTCGGCTTGCAGATGGCGGTAGTCCCCGAGCATTACGTCGAAAAAGTGGCGGCGCTGGCGCAATCGCTGCCGACCCTGCATCTTGCTGATACGCTGATTGGCGCAACGACGCTGCTGGTTCTCATCGTCTGGCCCAGACTCGGTATTCGCCTGCCCGGCCATTTGCCTGCGCTGCTGGCAGGCGTCGCAGTGATGGGGATCATGTCGCTGCTTGGTGAAAATGTGGCCACCATCGGTTCCCGATTCAGCTATATGCTGGCGGACGGTTCGCAGGGGCAAGGGATTCCGCCTATCCTGCCGCAGCTCATCCTGCCGTGGGATATTCCGTCGCCGGATGGGAAGACGATGACGCTGGATTGGCAAAGTATTTCCGCGCTGCTGCCTGCGGCGTTCTCAATGGCGATGCTGGGGGCGATTGAGTCGCTACTGTGCGCCGTCGTGCTCGACGGGATGATGGGCAAAAAACACAATTCTAATGCGGAGCTGATGGGTCAGGGTTTCGGTAACATCATCGCCCCCTTCTTTGGTGGCATTACCGCGACCGCCGCGATTGCCCGCTCCGCCGCTAACGTGCGCGCGGGCGCAAACTCGCCGATCTCCGCCGTGATCCATGCGCTGCTGGTGTTACTGGCGCTGCTGATCCTTGCGCCGTGGCTGTCTTATCTGCCGCTGGCGGCAATGGCGTCGCTGCTGCTGATCGTCGCCTGGAACATGAGCGAAGCGCACAAGGTGGTGGATTTGCTGCGACACGGGCCGAAAGACGACATTATCGTGATGCTGCTCTGCATGTCGCTGACCGTGCTGTTCGATATGGTGATCGCGATTACCGTCGGCATCGTACTGGCATCCCTGCTCTTCATGCGTCGCATCGCGCAGATGACCCGTCTGAGCGAACTGCCGGACACCAAAATCCCAGATCATCTGGTGCTGCGCGTTAACGGCCCGCTGTTTTTCGCCGCGGCCGAACGCATCTTCAACGATCTGACCGTGCGCAGCGAAGGCTATCAAAATATCATCTTACAGTGGGATGCGGTGCCAGTGTTGGATGCTGGCGGACTCAATGCGTTCCTGCGCTTTAGTGAAACGCTACCTGAAGGTAAACAGCTCATCATCACCGATATTCCCTTCCAGCCGTTAAAAACGCTGGCGCGGGCGAAGGTTCATCCGATTGAAGGGCGGCTCAGTTTCTACGGCTCACTCGCACAGGCGATTGAGGCGACGACGGTACGCCCCAACACAGCAGAAACAGAGTAA
- the folM gene encoding dihydromonapterin reductase: MTTFSSAPVLITGGARRIGLALARSFLAQSIPVIISYRTPYPELETLQQDGAVCLTADFSTTENIYAFAEQIQALTPRLRAIIHNASRWEPESPTTPPEKTLADMLQIHVYTPYLLNQLLESCLRGQGIAGADIIHLTDYVVEKGSDKHIAYAASKATLDNMTRSFARKLAPEVKVNAIAPGLILFNEKDDESYRQQALEKSLMKIAPGEEEIVRLVDYLLSSRYVTGKTLGVDGGRALR, encoded by the coding sequence GTGACAACTTTTTCTTCTGCTCCCGTGTTAATTACCGGCGGCGCACGGCGTATTGGGCTGGCGCTGGCGCGTTCGTTTCTGGCCCAGTCGATTCCGGTCATCATCAGCTATCGCACACCTTATCCTGAGCTGGAGACGCTACAGCAAGATGGCGCCGTTTGTCTGACCGCCGATTTTTCCACCACGGAAAACATCTATGCGTTTGCGGAGCAAATCCAGGCGCTCACGCCGCGGTTGCGCGCCATTATTCACAATGCCAGCCGCTGGGAGCCTGAAAGCCCCACCACACCGCCAGAAAAAACGCTGGCCGATATGCTGCAAATTCATGTCTATACGCCCTATTTACTCAACCAACTGCTGGAATCTTGTCTGCGTGGGCAAGGCATCGCGGGTGCGGATATCATTCATCTGACCGATTACGTGGTAGAAAAAGGCAGCGATAAGCACATTGCCTATGCCGCCAGCAAAGCGACGCTGGATAACATGACGCGGTCGTTTGCCCGCAAGCTGGCACCCGAGGTGAAAGTCAACGCGATCGCCCCCGGTCTCATCCTGTTTAATGAAAAGGATGACGAATCCTATCGTCAGCAGGCGCTGGAAAAATCATTGATGAAAATTGCCCCCGGTGAAGAAGAAATTGTCCGACTGGTGGATTACCTGCTCAGCAGCCGCTACGTCACCGGGAAAACGCTAGGCGTTGATGGTGGACGGGCGTTGCGTTAA
- a CDS encoding sigma-70 family RNA polymerase sigma factor: MTRLWRYGLVLSRSHEVAEELVQSTCVRALEKSEQFTPGTRIDRWLFSILHSIWISELRARRVRLGQGFVESEALLAPDTQEQNDDYRHYQKIMQRVSALPEAQRNTVFLVYVEGFTYQEAADTLSVPIGTIMSRLATARSTLAKPVDALPAAKEKRS; this comes from the coding sequence TTGACGCGCCTGTGGCGCTATGGACTGGTGCTGTCGCGCAGCCATGAGGTTGCCGAAGAGTTAGTCCAGTCCACTTGTGTTCGTGCACTCGAAAAAAGCGAGCAATTTACCCCGGGCACTCGAATCGACAGATGGCTGTTCTCCATTCTTCATTCGATATGGATTTCCGAACTGCGCGCCCGTCGCGTGCGTCTGGGCCAAGGTTTTGTCGAAAGCGAAGCCCTATTGGCCCCGGATACCCAAGAGCAGAATGATGATTATCGGCATTACCAGAAAATCATGCAGCGCGTTAGCGCCTTACCAGAAGCGCAGCGCAATACCGTATTTTTAGTTTACGTCGAAGGATTTACCTATCAGGAGGCAGCAGACACGCTATCGGTACCCATCGGCACCATTATGAGCCGACTGGCCACCGCACGAAGTACGCTGGCAAAACCAGTTGATGCTCTGCCTGCTGCAAAGGAGAAACGGTCTTGA